AGGAAATGTAAAAGACAATTTTCTATTTATATCACTCGTTTTGTACTTATATACATATTATTTAGGTAGTTGTAGATATATGATGTTGATATAGGCTGCTGATATGATAAGGGGATTACTGTGAACTGTTGTAAAGTTGCAGGTAATATGTGGCTAAACCTCATTATCGGCCTTAAACTCATGTCATGTAGATGTAAAGTCATGTAGATTAGCAGCATTTGATGGACCACACCCACTGCAATATGATTACACATCATGATTTTATTTGAAGAGATTTGTGCTGTGTGGATTATTATTATGCAAGAGTCTACTGACCCAAAAATCATTCAAAGAGATCGTAAGTAAGCCCACTGAAGCGATCCACTGTAGGTAACGTAAAAACAggggataagaaaaaaaaaaatcaaagcgcAGTGTCAGCTGACTGTAAGGGAGCCTTAATGCAGCTGCAGCTTTTCATTCAGATGTGGAGTCGAACAGCGGAGGCGGACCGGAGGAGGGACCCTCTCTTAGAAAATCAGACCGCAGCTCTATTCTAATAGCATTTTAAAGATCTACCTTCATACAGGCGGAAGGAAGGATTTTTCATTACCAGCAGCTGGCTATTGGTAGTTGGCTATTTTGATGGGGAAAGCGCCGTTCTGAATGCAGACTCACTGTACTGCCGCAATCAGTGTCCTGGATGAACAGAGCTCAGCATCACATTGCATGAAATGCGTCACCGCGATTCAGTTTCCCCATTTTCACATAGACTCTGCGCTCACGGACTGCCTCCTGTACTGACTGTTTCATCGGGTAAGAACTgtattttctatttcttttttttcttttctttttttttttttttttaacttttgaaaTATGCCCGAAACAGAACTGCTGCAGACATGACTTTCTCCTTAAAACTACAATCGCATCCTAATAGCTGCTGGGCGTAGAGGAGTGTAGAGCACATCTATCTTTGGGCCTACATATGACAATAGGGAACCTATCGCCCCAACCTACTACCATCTGATATTGATAACATTATGTAAACTGATTACTATCCGATGATCAATGTGTAAGGCAGTTTTATTGTAGCTTTTTGATTAATTGTCAAATGGGTTAGTGCGCACTTCTCATGAGCTGTTTCAGTATGTCTCTATTCGTGTTGACCAGAATAAATGTGGATTTGGTGGGCGGGTTTCAGATGTTTCCGTGGAGCAGTAGACCAGATCTAGACCTCCTATACGCAAATCCTAACATGTATTAGGGACTGAAATGGATCTAATGTAGGCTATAGGCCAAATAGGCACATTAATGAAAACATACGTAAAAATAGAATTGGATATTggctacctctctctctctctctctctctctctctctctctctctctctctctcacacacacacacacacacacacacacacacacacacacacacacacacacacacacacacacactaatgtgtgtgtgtttaatcttTTTTATAGGTAGTTATAGAAATACTGTTAGTCTATGTATTATTTCTGCAAATAAATGCACAGTGTCGCTTTACAAGTAATACGAATATCCATCTTGGTATAACGTCATATTTTAGATTTCCGTGAGTGCTTAATGTGCTCTCGTGTGTCTTCTTTACGATGCAGGTATGCGCCGGCGGGTGTCACCGTGCTGAACCCGGAGAGTGCGAAGGGTAGGTTACCGGTGTAAGACGGGAGAAAAAAAGACGGACCAGATGGCAACCCGAAACGCCGAGGCCTCGGGGCTGTCGGTGCCTCCGCTTCGCTGTCACGGGAGCCTCCAAGCCAATAACGGCACCTGCGCGGAACAGCTCAGCAGCATCTTTCTACCCTTCTCCTCCACACTCGCTCTCCTCGTGCTGGTGGGCGTACTCGTGGGGATCATTTTTGTTTCCCTGGCAACGTTCCATTTCCACAAGAGGAAGCTTCGGAATAGGAAGATCCAGCGCGCGCAGGAGGAATACGAGCGCGACAGTCGCAGCCCTGCACGCGCCGGTGCCGGAGCCACGAGGGGGGAGCTCGTGAGACCGTGCGTCATCGTCCGACCGATAAGATGTGAGGAGGAGAAGCTCTCGTGTCAGGGCACAGAGCGTGTGGACGATAATAACGAGTCGATGGAGGACAAACAAGCAGCGCACGAGGCGTATCCCCTTGACTGTTGACTGCAATTTCAGGGAATGAGACTTTGGGAAAAAATACCAACAGGAAAAGCAATAAGGCACAAAGAACTCCCACACTGCTGCTTGTAGAGAACTTAGAAACAgtaggaaaataaaataaaacgcaAAATACTGAGCAGAATAGTGCGCCTGAGCGTGACACTAGTTAGGATGACCAGATCCCAACAAATTACAGGTGGGGCAAAGACAtacgtttgtgtgtttgtggtacATGTTACCATGTTACCAGGCAGAGATATATACATTGTGATGTAATGTCTAtctaacttaaataaataaataacaaccacaaaaaacCCAGCATATTTTGTTTCCTAAGAATTACTCAAAATCACTTGATATTACTTGGCATTTTCTTCTGctactgaaaagaaaaattctATTAATAACAATATAGTACTAcaaagttattcatatttatttaatattatgttGGCTGGCTTTCACAACATTAGGTCAAACATaaactgaaatgaacaaaatttgcACTAAATCAACATTGTTGGCCTCTCATGTACGGCCTAAGTTATTCATTTTTACTGTCCAGTGTACATTGTATAGAATTAATCACATGTAAAAAGTTATATTACATAGATGAAATAATTACCACTAACTTGTAAACAAAGTAAGGATTTTCTGAAGGTTCAGCTAGAATTTACGATACATTTGGATGGAACATGACTTTGATGTTCTTCAAATTCCAAATCAAAATTGAGACATTGTCTCATTATGTCAGATGTGGGGCAAAGGATTAAAATGCCTTGTAATTCCTCAGAGAGTGGGACACCTGGTCATTCTACTAGTAGACTACTAACGTGTTGCATAATTAGATATGACCATGCACCTTCCTAGTACACTAGTATATAGCCAACTGATAATTCCTTTTGAAACTGTATAAAACATTTGCTTGCTCTGACTTCTGGACCTCTTCCTCTTCCCCAGCCTAAAACCTTGTTTAAACCTTGCTGCTGTTTAAACTTTAAATCCTTCCTGGTATGTGACACACAATTGTGTTAAATTATTGGTGACACAACACAGACCATAATAACTTGCTGATCTTCCTTGGCATGTCCTTTGACACTACCAGTATGTACTGTAGTTAGACTATGGATGTTGTGGTGCTGTTAGGCAGTGTAAAGCTGCATATAGGCTTTAGAAATTGCTTATTTATTTGCGTAGTATTTTTCCTTCAATAAGTGACCTAGCATATTTGCATAAAGTACTCCTTTGTCCTCCAATGTCTGTTAGACATCAGTAGGAAGCTCTAGTTAGCCTGACAGGATGCAAGAGTTTTAGCTGTAGTTATGCACATAATATTTTTCTTTCACGTGTCAGGCAGTACCTTTTGCGCTATTTTCATTTTGAAGTATTTATAATGTATTCTATGACatgtaataaatgaaaatcatTCCAACATAGGGTTcagttaagttgttttttttttttttttttttttgggggggggggggggtcttcatAATAAATCATAGTGGgcctaataaaaatatttactaTTCTGTATATGAGAGCTGGAATGTTTTACAGTAATGCCATCTTTCTGAAGTTCATATAACCTGCCTTATTCAAAGGAAATATGTAATGTTCCAagtttataaataaatatataaatgatgtcagtgtcagtgtgtcAGTGATATTGAGACACG
The Sphaeramia orbicularis chromosome 14, fSphaOr1.1, whole genome shotgun sequence DNA segment above includes these coding regions:
- the LOC115432410 gene encoding uncharacterized protein C11orf87 homolog produces the protein MATRNAEASGLSVPPLRCHGSLQANNGTCAEQLSSIFLPFSSTLALLVLVGVLVGIIFVSLATFHFHKRKLRNRKIQRAQEEYERDSRSPARAGAGATRGELVRPCVIVRPIRCEEEKLSCQGTERVDDNNESMEDKQAAHEAYPLDC